Genomic DNA from Deltaproteobacteria bacterium:
GAAGTTATTGGTATTGATCATGGTATTGGGAATGGTTGCTATGGGCACTTCCCCGGCAGCAGCAGAAAGTACGATAAAAATAGGCCATCCCGGTGATTTTAGCGGTCCTTATTCATTTTATGATGCCCCAGTACGCAACGGTGCAGAGTTTGCCATCGAAGAAATCAATAAGGCCGGTGGTGTCCTTGGTAGAAAGCTCGAGCTTGTTGCCAGAGACTGCCGCAACGAACAGGGGTTGGGTGTGCGCCTGGCTGAAGAATTGATTGATGAAGGTGTGGTTTATATCATTGCAACCACC
This window encodes:
- a CDS encoding ABC transporter substrate-binding protein, which produces MKKLLVLIMVLGMVAMGTSPAAAESTIKIGHPGDFSGPYSFYDAPVRNGAEFAIEEINKAGGVLGRKLELVARDCRNEQGLGVRLAEELIDEGVVYIIATTGDPALAQGAVACSSGVPISTGDGTAPTLVGDMGDCAFQICMSDNIQGALAAEYAYKKGYRKAFMVYSTEIPYTNNLPEYFKKAFEKLGGEILG